The DNA window ATTCGCCCATTGCCGGATCAACACTATCCTCGATTCCTGTCTGGAACTCCTCGAGATGAAGTTTATGGAAAAGATGCTTTCGATGGTGACCTCCTACGGATCGGACATCCCCGATATCATGGGGGACAGTGAAAAGCTCGGACAGGCCTTCATCAATCTGCTGCTCAACGCCATCGAGGCCTCTCCTGAGGAGGGAGGCATCCATGTGACCACGCGCTTTCATCCGGACGGAGAACCGGGGGTGGAGGTCCTCATCGAGGACCAGGGCCCCGGGATTTCCCAGGAATGCCTGTCGGAAATATTCAAACCCTTTTTCACCACCAAAAGCAAAGGCACGGGCTTAGGCCTCGGCAACGCCCGACGCATCCTGGAAGTTCACGGCGGCCGGGTCGAGGTTGAGAACAGGGCGCGTCAATATCCGTGCGGAGCGTGTTTCCACATCTTTATACCCGCGAGAGGAATGCATGGGCAAGATTCTCATAGTGGATGATGAGCACTCCATTCTTGAATCCCTGGAGATGTTTTTAGTGGAAAAGGGTCATACGGTCTACACAGCCTCTTCCGGACTTGAGGGTTTTGACAAATTTAACAAAGAAAATCCGGACGTATTGATCCTCGACATCCGTCTCCCCGATCTGAACGGCCTCGAGGTGTTGGACCGGGTGCAAGGCAATGGGTGCAGTGCAAAGGTCATCATGATGACCGCATTCCATGACATGGAGACCACCATCCAGGCCATGAAGAGAGGGGCCTATGACTATATCCATAAGCCCCTGGACGCGGACGAGGTGGAGAGATCCGTGAACCGGGCCCTGCGCATCCTGGAGGCGGATCGAGAGAGCCCTGTCCTAAAAAAAGAGAAAAGCCCCCGGAACCAGGAGGTCATCATCGGCAAGAGCGAGACCATGCGGGATATCTTCAAGATGATCGGGCTTCTGTGTCAGAACCGCGCCACGGTTCTGATTCAGGGAGAAACCGGAACGGGAAAGGAGCTTATCGCGAGGGTCATTCACGCGAACAGCCCCTTTTGCGATGAACCGTTCATCACCCTGGATTGTGCGGCCGTGGTCGAGAATCTCCTGGAAAGCGAACTCTTCGGGCACGAAGCCGGGGCCTTCACAGGCGCAACCCACAGGAAAAAGGGGAAAATCGAACTGGCCGGATCGGGCACCCTGTTCCTGGACGAGGTCGGCGAACTCCCTCTCGGTCTTCAGGGAAAATTCCTGGGCTTTCTTCAGCGGCGTGAATACACCCGGGTCGGGGGCCATGAACCTCTCCTCTCCAGGTGCCGGATCGCAGCGGCCACCAACAGGGACCTGTCGGACATGGTCCGCCGGGGCGAATTCAGGGAAGACCTTTTTTTCAGATTGCGGGTCGTCACCCTTCAGGTTCCGTCCCTGCGGGAAAGGCTCTCGGACATCCCGGAGCTCGTGAATCATTTCCTCCATAAAATCAACACGGAACTGGAAACGGACGTCAACAAGCTTCAGACCGGCGTGATCGACCGGCTCATGGCCCATCACTGGAAGGG is part of the Deltaproteobacteria bacterium genome and encodes:
- a CDS encoding sigma-54 dependent transcriptional regulator, with translation MGKILIVDDEHSILESLEMFLVEKGHTVYTASSGLEGFDKFNKENPDVLILDIRLPDLNGLEVLDRVQGNGCSAKVIMMTAFHDMETTIQAMKRGAYDYIHKPLDADEVERSVNRALRILEADRESPVLKKEKSPRNQEVIIGKSETMRDIFKMIGLLCQNRATVLIQGETGTGKELIARVIHANSPFCDEPFITLDCAAVVENLLESELFGHEAGAFTGATHRKKGKIELAGSGTLFLDEVGELPLGLQGKFLGFLQRREYTRVGGHEPLLSRCRIAAATNRDLSDMVRRGEFREDLFFRLRVVTLQVPSLRERLSDIPELVNHFLHKINTELETDVNKLQTGVIDRLMAHHWKGNVRDLENVLVEAVVRARGRVLLLDEIERTLSMNEPSPSSVLSPASLNGIEKEHIEKTLSQLGWNRTRTAQALGISMPTLRSKIRKYGITPPTDSAFT